In Myxococcus stipitatus, the following are encoded in one genomic region:
- a CDS encoding YafY family protein, producing MRADRLVSLMMLLQTRPKLTAGDLARELQVSERTIHRDLDALSASGVPVYATRGASGGVALVEGWKTQLTGLNRAELQALAALGGAPGRLGELGLSGPLRSGLVKLAAALPALQQPAMEYARQRLHVDASGWFAAKDEVPHLEMLREAAWQNQRVALTYEDSDGKRSRREVEPYALVLKADRWYLVAGTEAGTRVYRGSRIAGAKMRAETFERPERFDLPSFWREWCSRFLEKRARYEVTLRLTPEAEAALRHIRPASEGGRFDEGRVEGGRKTVVVDFERESIALGQLCDVARGFEVVAPESLRARFIALASAVLVAHQD from the coding sequence ATGCGCGCCGACCGACTCGTCAGCCTGATGATGCTGTTGCAGACGCGGCCGAAGCTGACGGCGGGAGACCTGGCGCGCGAACTCCAGGTCTCCGAGCGGACCATCCACCGGGACCTCGACGCCCTGTCCGCTTCGGGGGTGCCGGTCTACGCGACGCGGGGGGCCTCCGGAGGCGTGGCGCTGGTGGAGGGGTGGAAGACGCAGCTCACGGGGTTGAATCGCGCGGAGCTGCAAGCGCTGGCGGCGCTGGGTGGAGCGCCCGGCCGGTTGGGGGAATTGGGGTTGTCGGGGCCGCTGCGCAGCGGATTGGTGAAGCTCGCGGCGGCGCTGCCCGCGTTGCAGCAACCGGCGATGGAGTATGCGCGGCAGCGGCTGCATGTGGATGCGTCGGGGTGGTTCGCGGCGAAGGATGAGGTGCCACACCTGGAGATGCTTCGCGAGGCGGCGTGGCAGAACCAGCGGGTGGCGCTGACGTATGAGGACTCGGATGGAAAGCGGAGCCGCCGGGAGGTGGAGCCCTATGCGCTCGTGCTCAAGGCGGACCGCTGGTACCTCGTCGCGGGGACGGAGGCGGGGACGCGGGTCTACCGGGGCTCGCGCATCGCGGGGGCGAAGATGCGCGCGGAGACCTTCGAGCGGCCCGAGCGGTTCGACCTTCCCTCGTTCTGGCGGGAGTGGTGCTCGAGGTTCTTGGAGAAGCGCGCGAGGTACGAGGTGACGCTTCGGCTGACTCCGGAGGCGGAGGCCGCGCTGCGTCACATCCGGCCTGCTTCGGAGGGAGGACGCTTCGACGAAGGACGTGTCGAGGGGGGTCGAAAGACAGTCGTCGTGGACTTCGAGCGTGAATCCATCGCGCTGGGACAGCTCTGTGATGTGGCGCGTGGGTTTGAAGTCGTGGCCCCGGAGAGTCTGCGGGCTCGGTTCATTGCCTTGGCGTCGGCGGTGCTCGTGGCGCACCAAGATTGA
- a CDS encoding MopE-related protein → MSVLLATSCTVPSLDELYAECDQPFDAATVIDGKPADVLMGNKSSCRSIKATVEFKGFVPGCLVVRATDTKSGKELTQNYSAPVGQRPASIHVAVLPPSGWGVNVEVSTEAFERQCEGKVIDSSTRSAALAYKKQVPIALSVQALDVDQDGYVGVTSGGTDCSDGNPRIHPGAEERCNDTDDNCDGVTDEVHFMLNQECSLSADCKGIFRCNPVTQTLSCDSPTAKTVYPDADGDKYGQKGSEGRIICSAVPAGYTDGPPTDCRDDAFSINPGAQDLCDGEDNNCDGTSDESFPSKGQTCTNVPTQCEGTQQCSADKQRLECVSSPAPKWYLDEDGDGYGGVTSVESCVKPTGPYVQQPGDCDDGNPYTNPGAPEICDDLDNNCDAVRETVAQCPGQAVPTWVLKTVESDSTWLSASSWGTRTTGGVWVAGTNNRLARMTFPEMTFTVLAATNCGALDTVWSSVWGDPTNGQAWLGSQGGKKGYLPQSSTNCVAVHDDNLEIFGLVGLRVNNVLSLYGASASTAAGEGLAFTWDGSGLPTYNSASNVLSEVFDVHAHSPEHVLVVGGVSAIPRARIYRFEPSSRRWTQETVPNGDRLRGVWVVNDRVAFAVGDAGTVLRKTNGTQWVAISKPPDIHNLTSVIAFGANSAYATCTNGHIYRFNGTSWTRVYSGNLRFNDITGTGPDDIWAVGNSGRIVRWPYWP, encoded by the coding sequence TTGTCCGTCTTGCTCGCCACGTCCTGCACGGTGCCGAGCCTGGATGAGCTCTATGCGGAATGTGATCAGCCCTTCGACGCCGCGACCGTGATCGACGGAAAGCCCGCGGACGTGCTGATGGGGAACAAGTCGTCGTGCCGGAGCATCAAGGCCACCGTGGAGTTCAAAGGCTTCGTCCCTGGCTGTCTTGTCGTTCGAGCCACGGACACCAAGAGCGGGAAGGAATTGACGCAAAACTACTCCGCGCCTGTGGGTCAGCGCCCAGCCTCCATTCACGTGGCCGTTCTCCCTCCTTCGGGATGGGGGGTCAACGTGGAGGTGAGCACGGAGGCCTTTGAACGGCAGTGCGAAGGCAAGGTGATTGACAGCAGCACACGGAGCGCCGCTCTCGCATACAAGAAGCAGGTTCCCATCGCGCTGAGTGTTCAGGCCTTGGATGTGGACCAAGACGGATACGTGGGCGTGACGAGTGGCGGAACGGATTGCAGCGACGGTAACCCCAGAATCCATCCGGGTGCGGAAGAACGCTGCAATGACACGGACGACAACTGTGATGGCGTCACAGATGAGGTGCACTTCATGCTGAATCAAGAGTGCTCCCTCAGCGCGGACTGCAAGGGCATCTTCCGGTGCAACCCGGTGACCCAGACTCTGTCCTGCGACAGTCCGACCGCGAAAACGGTGTACCCGGATGCCGATGGGGACAAGTACGGCCAGAAGGGGTCGGAGGGCCGCATCATCTGCAGCGCCGTTCCCGCTGGATACACTGACGGTCCACCCACGGACTGCCGGGACGACGCGTTCAGCATCAACCCTGGAGCCCAGGACCTCTGCGATGGAGAGGACAACAACTGCGACGGCACGAGCGATGAGTCCTTCCCCTCCAAGGGCCAAACCTGCACGAACGTGCCAACCCAGTGTGAGGGTACTCAGCAGTGTAGCGCCGACAAGCAGCGTCTCGAGTGCGTGTCATCTCCAGCGCCCAAGTGGTACCTGGACGAAGATGGTGATGGATATGGCGGAGTAACTTCCGTCGAATCTTGCGTGAAGCCCACGGGGCCCTACGTCCAGCAACCGGGCGACTGCGACGATGGGAACCCCTACACCAACCCCGGCGCCCCAGAGATTTGTGATGATCTTGATAACAATTGCGATGCAGTGAGGGAGACGGTCGCGCAGTGCCCTGGTCAGGCAGTTCCGACCTGGGTATTGAAAACTGTGGAATCGGACAGCACTTGGCTGTCCGCCTCTTCGTGGGGCACGAGGACCACAGGTGGTGTCTGGGTCGCTGGCACCAACAATCGCCTCGCGCGAATGACCTTCCCCGAGATGACGTTCACAGTGCTAGCGGCCACCAATTGCGGCGCCCTCGACACCGTATGGAGCAGCGTCTGGGGCGACCCCACCAATGGTCAAGCATGGCTCGGTAGCCAAGGGGGAAAAAAAGGCTATCTACCCCAAAGCTCCACGAACTGTGTCGCCGTCCATGACGACAATCTAGAAATCTTTGGATTGGTGGGCCTGAGAGTAAATAACGTCCTCTCTCTTTATGGCGCCTCGGCGTCCACTGCCGCCGGCGAAGGACTCGCGTTCACATGGGATGGCTCGGGATTACCCACCTACAATAGTGCCAGCAACGTTCTCAGCGAGGTCTTCGACGTCCACGCTCACAGTCCCGAGCACGTCTTGGTGGTGGGAGGTGTCTCTGCCATTCCACGTGCACGTATCTATCGCTTCGAGCCCTCTTCACGCCGATGGACTCAAGAGACGGTGCCGAACGGAGATCGACTCAGGGGCGTCTGGGTGGTCAACGACAGGGTCGCATTCGCCGTGGGAGACGCAGGTACCGTGCTCAGGAAGACGAACGGGACACAGTGGGTCGCCATATCCAAACCTCCTGATATCCACAACCTGACTTCAGTCATCGCCTTTGGTGCGAACTCCGCCTACGCCACTTGTACCAATGGCCATATATACCGGTTCAATGGCACGAGTTGGACAAGGGTCTACAGCGGCAACCTCCGATTCAATGACATCACAGGCACAGGCCCAGACGACATCTGGGCCGTAGGCAATAGCGGACGCATCGTCCGCTGGCCATACTGGCCTTGA
- a CDS encoding serine/threonine-protein kinase, with protein sequence MPPKVIGPYRVLQTLGSGGAGTVYRALDRRSNDEVALKLLSAGPTLDERAARRLAREFETLADLSHPNVVKVFEAGVHQGWPYLAMELIEGLTLRHYLDIRGDDLVSPLTTSTPRGLLSVRRTADDDFGPGSDSFSDSMGEPRPAMEGLFSMDAFNEEPPSEDLDSYGASDPLEAEPGSSDESMDGFDLPLPPPRKPADTARAPREEELNRPERMGRLKDTMLQLCEALAYIHGHGLVHRDLKPSNVMVDEDRQVRLMDFGLAKFLADDVAITEAGKLVGTYRYMAPEQILGEPLDGRSDLYSLGVILYELLSGRPPFDAKTPHELWRQVLETEPPPVLALNLHGDPQFARVAHRLIRKEPDDRFQTAEEVYEALSE encoded by the coding sequence ATGCCCCCGAAGGTCATCGGTCCCTACCGCGTCCTCCAGACGCTCGGCAGCGGCGGCGCGGGCACCGTGTACCGGGCCCTGGACCGCCGCAGCAACGACGAAGTCGCCCTCAAGCTGCTCTCGGCCGGCCCGACGCTGGACGAACGCGCGGCTCGACGGCTCGCGCGCGAATTCGAGACCCTGGCGGACCTGTCCCACCCCAACGTGGTCAAGGTCTTCGAAGCCGGTGTCCACCAGGGCTGGCCCTACCTCGCCATGGAGCTCATCGAGGGCCTCACGCTGCGCCACTACCTGGACATCCGAGGGGACGACCTGGTGTCGCCCCTCACCACGTCCACGCCTCGCGGGCTGCTCTCCGTGCGGCGCACCGCGGACGACGACTTCGGCCCGGGCAGCGACAGCTTCTCGGACTCGATGGGAGAACCCCGCCCGGCCATGGAGGGGCTCTTCAGCATGGACGCCTTCAACGAGGAGCCGCCCAGCGAGGACCTCGACAGCTACGGCGCGTCGGACCCGCTCGAGGCCGAGCCCGGCTCCTCCGACGAGTCGATGGACGGGTTCGACCTGCCGCTGCCTCCGCCTCGCAAGCCCGCGGACACGGCTCGGGCGCCGCGCGAGGAGGAGCTCAACCGTCCGGAACGGATGGGCCGGCTGAAGGACACCATGCTCCAGCTCTGCGAGGCCCTGGCCTATATCCATGGGCACGGGCTGGTGCACCGCGACCTCAAGCCCTCCAACGTGATGGTGGACGAGGACCGGCAGGTGCGGTTGATGGACTTCGGGCTGGCCAAGTTCCTCGCGGACGACGTGGCCATCACCGAGGCCGGCAAGCTGGTGGGCACCTACCGCTACATGGCGCCCGAACAGATTCTCGGTGAGCCGCTGGATGGACGCTCGGACCTGTACAGCCTGGGCGTCATCCTCTATGAGCTGCTCAGCGGGCGGCCCCCCTTCGATGCGAAGACGCCGCACGAGCTGTGGCGGCAGGTGCTGGAGACAGAGCCTCCGCCGGTGCTGGCGCTGAACCTTCATGGGGACCCGCAGTTCGCACGCGTGGCCCACCGCCTCATCCGCAAGGAGCCGGACGACCGGTTCCAGACGGCCGAGGAAGTCTACGAGGCTCTTTCCGAGTGA
- a CDS encoding RluA family pseudouridine synthase, with the protein MNPSKLHTFTVDAAKAGQRVDLFVGEALSLSRARLKRLFESGAVKVNGRPAKKGLTLVAGQSVAVVLEEETREALPDEDFPLTVLHEDSALVFVDKPAGRPSHPLQSGETGTVANALVARFPECAQASVDPREGGLCHRLDVETSGVVVAARTRSAWNTVRDAFSERAVDKRYLALVTGPLVDEGDIDLPLRHHPRHPDRVEPAPHGAEDAREAMSRFRVLSRVGEHSLVEVRILTGVLHQVRAHMAGIGAPIVGDTLYGGREAPELGRFFLHARALGLAHPESKKPLHVTSPLPPELRAELERLGLPLPRGEKEAATE; encoded by the coding sequence GTGAACCCCTCCAAGCTTCACACCTTCACCGTGGACGCCGCCAAGGCGGGCCAGCGGGTGGACCTCTTCGTGGGCGAGGCGCTGAGCCTGTCGCGCGCCCGCCTCAAGCGGCTCTTCGAGTCCGGCGCGGTGAAGGTCAATGGCCGCCCGGCGAAGAAGGGCCTCACCCTGGTCGCCGGGCAGAGCGTCGCCGTGGTGCTGGAAGAGGAGACCCGCGAGGCGCTGCCCGACGAGGACTTCCCGCTCACCGTGCTGCACGAGGACTCCGCGCTGGTGTTCGTGGACAAGCCCGCGGGCCGGCCCTCGCATCCGCTCCAATCCGGCGAGACGGGCACGGTGGCCAATGCGCTCGTCGCGCGTTTCCCTGAGTGCGCGCAGGCATCGGTGGACCCTCGTGAAGGAGGGTTGTGCCATCGCCTGGACGTGGAGACGTCGGGCGTGGTGGTGGCCGCGAGAACCCGGTCCGCGTGGAACACGGTGCGCGACGCGTTCAGCGAGCGCGCGGTGGACAAGCGCTACCTCGCGTTGGTGACGGGGCCGCTGGTGGATGAGGGCGACATCGACCTGCCCCTGCGCCACCATCCGCGCCATCCTGACCGGGTGGAGCCCGCGCCCCACGGCGCCGAGGACGCCCGCGAGGCCATGTCCCGCTTCCGGGTGCTGTCTCGCGTGGGAGAGCACAGCCTGGTGGAGGTCCGCATCCTCACGGGGGTGCTGCACCAGGTGCGAGCCCACATGGCGGGCATCGGCGCGCCCATCGTCGGCGACACGCTCTACGGAGGACGCGAGGCGCCGGAGCTCGGGCGCTTCTTCCTGCACGCACGCGCGTTGGGGCTGGCCCATCCCGAGTCGAAGAAGCCCCTGCACGTCACCAGTCCCCTGCCGCCGGAGCTGCGCGCGGAGCTGGAGCGGCTGGGGCTGCCGCTGCCGCGCGGCGAGAAGGAAGCCGCGACGGAGTGA
- a CDS encoding secondary thiamine-phosphate synthase enzyme YjbQ: MKTLTEYLWFETKARRELVRLTDTVASLVRKSGIQEGMVLVSAMHITAGVFVNDDESGLHEDIWEWLQELAPSGPDYRHHRTGEDNGDAHLKSMLVHHQVIIPVTTGKLDLGPWQQVFYAEFDGQRRKRVIVKVMGE, translated from the coding sequence ATGAAGACCCTGACGGAGTACCTCTGGTTCGAGACGAAAGCGCGGCGTGAGCTGGTCCGCCTCACCGACACGGTGGCCTCGCTGGTGCGCAAGAGCGGCATCCAGGAGGGGATGGTGCTCGTCTCGGCCATGCACATCACCGCGGGCGTCTTCGTCAACGATGACGAGTCCGGACTCCACGAGGACATCTGGGAGTGGCTCCAGGAGCTCGCGCCCTCGGGGCCGGACTATCGCCACCACCGCACGGGCGAGGACAACGGCGACGCCCACCTCAAGTCCATGCTCGTCCACCACCAGGTCATCATCCCCGTCACCACGGGCAAGCTGGACCTGGGCCCGTGGCAGCAGGTCTTCTACGCGGAGTTCGATGGCCAGCGCCGCAAGCGCGTCATCGTGAAGGTGATGGGCGAATAG
- the rpsD gene encoding 30S ribosomal protein S4, whose product MARELGPRGKLCRRLGIPLSRISAKDPDKDPVLRRPYPPGQHGATARMGNSDFARRLREKQKLKLYYGLQEKQCRRAFMEARRSPGNTGTVLLQLLESRLDALVLRAGLATSIRQARQFVRHGYFQVNGSATDIPSFRVKPGSEVRFHATHLKLLIVRESFERMKGRSVPPYLQVLGEGEGMRYLRLPEREEIPVDVNEPFIVEFYAQRS is encoded by the coding sequence ATGGCGCGAGAACTGGGGCCGAGGGGAAAGCTGTGCCGCCGGCTGGGGATTCCCCTCTCGAGAATCAGCGCGAAGGACCCGGACAAGGACCCGGTGCTGCGGCGGCCCTATCCCCCTGGCCAGCACGGCGCGACGGCGCGCATGGGCAACAGCGACTTCGCGCGGCGGCTGAGGGAGAAGCAGAAGCTGAAGCTGTACTACGGCCTGCAGGAGAAGCAGTGCCGGCGAGCGTTCATGGAGGCACGGCGGTCTCCGGGCAACACGGGCACGGTGTTGTTGCAGCTCCTGGAGAGCCGGCTGGACGCGCTGGTGCTGCGCGCGGGATTGGCCACGAGCATCCGCCAGGCGCGGCAGTTCGTCCGGCACGGGTATTTCCAGGTCAACGGCTCGGCCACGGACATTCCCAGCTTCCGCGTGAAGCCAGGCAGCGAGGTCCGCTTCCACGCCACACACCTGAAGCTGCTCATCGTACGGGAGTCGTTCGAACGGATGAAGGGGCGCTCCGTGCCGCCCTATCTTCAAGTGTTGGGTGAGGGAGAAGGAATGCGATACCTGCGCCTCCCCGAGCGGGAGGAGATTCCCGTCGACGTGAACGAGCCGTTCATCGTCGAGTTCTACGCCCAGCGAAGCTGA
- a CDS encoding S28 family serine protease, translating to MGAPRHPTTSALTDEAEASEDLLTQLQAVPGLTVEGEINSPIPGTRFFQLALEQPADHRRPSGERFQLRLWLLHRSVTAPMVLFSTGYGDFPFPVQVEPTALLGANQIAVGHRFFGSARPASNNWRQLDIWQGANDLHRLVQALKPLYPQRWLTTGISKGGMTSVYHRYFFPHDVDATVAYVAPSSHGVDDARYVRFLHQVGDEACRARLRDLQVDVLRRREQLLPVLEQWAVAQGVTFHHLGLDRTLEITTTELPFSFWQYSGDWRCTEIPLPGAPLEEVFAFLDDIVPFATSFSDFAIAYFEPYYYQAATELGTYRLPTRHLRGLLRYPGQNTPATFVRFPITEDFDEDLMPRVEHWVRHQGNRMLFIYGENDPWSAGAFDVRERNDSFRFYVPGGNHNTAAITTLPEAQRARALERLYSWMGVSLPSAERHTRMNEATLAPTPLLEGRFRM from the coding sequence ATGGGGGCGCCACGTCACCCGACGACGAGCGCACTGACGGATGAAGCAGAAGCTTCCGAGGATCTCCTCACCCAGCTCCAGGCCGTCCCTGGCCTCACGGTGGAGGGGGAAATCAACTCCCCCATTCCGGGGACACGCTTCTTCCAGCTCGCCTTGGAACAACCCGCGGACCACCGGCGCCCCTCGGGAGAGCGCTTCCAGTTGCGCCTGTGGCTCCTGCATCGCTCCGTCACGGCTCCGATGGTCCTGTTCTCCACCGGTTACGGCGACTTTCCCTTTCCCGTCCAGGTTGAGCCCACGGCGCTGCTCGGCGCGAACCAGATAGCCGTGGGGCACCGATTCTTCGGCAGTGCACGCCCCGCTTCCAACAACTGGAGGCAGCTCGACATCTGGCAGGGGGCCAACGACCTGCACCGGCTCGTCCAGGCCCTCAAACCCCTCTACCCCCAACGCTGGCTCACCACGGGGATCAGCAAAGGAGGAATGACCTCCGTCTACCACCGTTACTTCTTCCCCCACGACGTGGACGCCACGGTTGCTTACGTCGCCCCCAGCTCTCACGGAGTGGACGATGCACGCTACGTCCGCTTCCTCCATCAGGTCGGAGACGAGGCCTGCCGAGCGAGACTACGCGACCTCCAGGTGGACGTCTTGCGGCGGCGTGAGCAACTGCTTCCTGTCTTGGAGCAATGGGCGGTGGCCCAGGGCGTGACGTTCCATCACCTGGGCTTGGATCGAACGTTGGAGATCACCACCACCGAGCTGCCGTTCTCCTTCTGGCAGTACTCCGGCGACTGGCGGTGCACGGAGATTCCGCTTCCGGGTGCGCCGCTCGAGGAGGTCTTCGCCTTCCTCGACGACATCGTCCCGTTCGCGACCAGCTTCAGCGACTTCGCCATCGCGTACTTCGAGCCCTACTACTACCAGGCGGCCACGGAGCTCGGCACCTACCGGCTCCCCACGCGGCACCTGAGGGGCCTGCTCCGCTACCCAGGCCAGAACACTCCCGCCACCTTCGTGAGATTCCCCATCACGGAGGACTTCGATGAGGACCTGATGCCGCGCGTGGAGCACTGGGTCCGGCACCAAGGGAACCGGATGTTGTTCATCTACGGCGAGAACGACCCCTGGTCCGCCGGCGCCTTCGACGTGCGCGAGCGCAACGACTCCTTCCGGTTCTACGTACCAGGTGGCAATCACAACACCGCTGCAATCACCACACTTCCGGAGGCGCAGCGCGCACGAGCGCTGGAGCGCCTCTACTCGTGGATGGGCGTGTCGCTTCCTTCGGCCGAACGCCACACCCGAATGAACGAGGCCACTCTCGCCCCCACGCCCCTCCTGGAAGGCCGCTTCCGGATGTAG
- a CDS encoding S28 family serine protease gives MEVESTNLEAPRQHATRPLTTGVGASEDILTQLQSIPGLTVLAEEPAPYPGTRFFKLSLEQPTDHLRPQGERFPLLMTLLHRSITAPMVLASTGYGSDDFYYEEEPTKLLEANQLAVGHRFFTPSRPASSNWKHLNIWQSANDSHRIVQAFKPLYPQRWLHTGASKGGMAAVYHRYFFPDDVDATVAYVAPNSYGVSDVRYVHFLNQVGDEACRAKLRGFQREVLIRREEVLSVMEQWAATKGLTFHQLGMDRAFEFSVLSGPFILWQFGGARACALTPPPGAPAADLFDFLVGISIPQGLSDTELPSIEPYYYQAATELGSFRPPTQHLSGLLRYPGQYTPAALVSFPITERFNHGLMRRVEHWVHHWGERMLFVYGANDPWSTGAFSVRERNDSFRFDVPGGNHRANITRLPEADRAVALERLFSWMDVSVPPTQLQSRLDEAALAPARSRPRHFPL, from the coding sequence GTGGAGGTGGAGTCCACGAACCTGGAGGCTCCGCGACAACACGCGACACGCCCCCTGACGACGGGAGTGGGGGCGTCCGAGGACATCCTCACGCAGCTCCAGTCGATTCCAGGCCTCACCGTGCTCGCGGAGGAGCCCGCCCCCTACCCCGGGACACGCTTCTTCAAGCTCAGCCTCGAGCAACCGACGGACCACCTGCGTCCACAGGGGGAGCGGTTCCCGTTGTTGATGACCCTTCTCCATCGCTCAATCACCGCGCCCATGGTGCTCGCCTCCACCGGCTATGGCAGCGACGACTTCTATTACGAGGAAGAACCCACGAAGCTCCTCGAAGCAAACCAGCTCGCCGTCGGGCATCGCTTCTTCACTCCCTCACGCCCGGCCTCCAGCAACTGGAAGCATCTCAACATCTGGCAGTCCGCCAATGACTCTCACCGCATCGTCCAGGCCTTCAAGCCGCTGTATCCCCAGCGGTGGCTTCACACGGGAGCCAGCAAGGGAGGCATGGCCGCCGTCTACCACCGTTACTTCTTCCCAGACGACGTGGACGCCACCGTCGCGTACGTGGCCCCCAACTCATACGGCGTCAGCGATGTCCGCTACGTCCACTTCCTCAATCAGGTCGGGGATGAGGCATGCCGCGCGAAACTCCGCGGCTTCCAGCGAGAGGTCCTGATTCGCCGCGAGGAAGTGCTTTCCGTCATGGAGCAATGGGCCGCGACCAAAGGGTTGACCTTCCATCAACTGGGAATGGACCGGGCCTTCGAGTTCTCCGTCCTCTCGGGACCGTTCATCCTCTGGCAGTTCGGCGGCGCGAGGGCGTGCGCACTGACACCTCCACCCGGCGCGCCGGCGGCGGACCTCTTCGATTTCCTCGTGGGAATCTCGATACCGCAGGGGCTCAGTGACACCGAACTCCCAAGCATCGAGCCCTATTACTACCAGGCCGCCACGGAGCTGGGCTCCTTCCGCCCTCCTACTCAACATCTGAGTGGTTTGCTCCGCTACCCCGGGCAGTACACTCCCGCCGCCCTGGTGTCGTTCCCCATCACGGAGCGCTTCAACCACGGCCTCATGCGCCGCGTGGAGCACTGGGTCCATCACTGGGGCGAACGGATGCTGTTCGTCTATGGGGCGAACGACCCATGGTCCACGGGGGCATTCAGCGTCCGCGAGCGCAACGACTCCTTCCGCTTCGACGTGCCGGGCGGCAATCACCGGGCGAACATCACCCGGCTCCCCGAAGCGGACCGCGCCGTGGCCCTGGAACGCCTCTTTTCGTGGATGGACGTCTCCGTCCCTCCCACCCAACTCCAGTCACGGCTGGATGAAGCCGCCCTCGCCCCAGCTCGCAGCCGGCCGCGCCATTTCCCGCTGTAA
- a CDS encoding HAD-IA family hydrolase, whose amino-acid sequence MPPYRLVIFDFDGTLADSFPWFQSVFNDVADRFGFSRLSPDEFQELRGLSGREIMARTKVPLWRLPAIVNHMRKEKLAAASSTPLFPGVPELLASLKAAGVTVAIISSDTEASVRAVMGPLVDSVTHFDCGAALFGKAAKFRRMLKKTHVAPGEALSIGDEIRDIEAAREAGIAAAAVGWGYTLPDALARHSPALLFQSVEAMRAALLP is encoded by the coding sequence ATGCCTCCCTACCGCCTGGTCATCTTCGATTTCGACGGCACGCTGGCCGACTCCTTCCCCTGGTTCCAGTCGGTGTTCAATGACGTGGCGGACCGCTTCGGCTTCTCCCGGTTGTCTCCGGACGAGTTCCAGGAGCTGCGAGGGCTCTCCGGGCGCGAAATCATGGCGCGCACCAAGGTGCCGCTGTGGCGGCTTCCCGCCATCGTCAATCACATGCGCAAGGAGAAGCTGGCGGCGGCGTCCTCGACGCCCCTGTTCCCAGGCGTGCCGGAGCTGCTCGCGTCGCTCAAGGCCGCGGGCGTGACGGTGGCCATCATCAGCTCGGACACCGAGGCGTCGGTGCGAGCGGTGATGGGGCCGTTGGTGGACTCGGTGACGCACTTCGATTGCGGCGCGGCGCTCTTCGGCAAGGCGGCGAAGTTCCGCCGCATGCTCAAGAAAACCCACGTGGCCCCGGGCGAGGCGCTGTCCATCGGCGACGAGATTCGCGACATCGAAGCGGCCCGCGAGGCAGGCATCGCCGCCGCGGCGGTGGGGTGGGGTTACACACTGCCGGATGCGTTGGCGCGGCATTCTCCCGCGCTCCTGTTCCAGTCCGTGGAGGCGATGCGCGCCGCGCTGTTGCCGTGA
- a CDS encoding DNA polymerase IV has translation MPAIIHVDMDAFYASVEQRDNPSLKGKPLIVGGHAQRGVVVAASYEVRPFGVRSAMPMSRAMKAAPHAIVVKPRFPAYAEASEQVFGIFERYTPLIEPLSLDEAFLDVTASVGLFGAPADIARRIRKDIADELKLPCSAGIATVKFVAKIASDLAKPNGQREVRAEETVAFLAGLPVSRLWGVGPKTEQALQRSGLKTIGDVATKDVEWLEERLGTSGRHLWELSQGIDAREVVPDRAAKSVGAEDTFEEDLSGVDVLKPHIHAQALRVARRLRRAGVKGRVVQLKLKLADFTLLTRRTTLREVTDDGQTLYRAALELLERAHEGKPIRLTGVSVQLDEVPPQLGLFPAASPRTAKLNAALDRIADRFGSKAITTADIAGSDAPADDGHRSERPVDKRRDGH, from the coding sequence ATGCCAGCCATCATCCATGTCGACATGGACGCCTTCTATGCGTCCGTGGAGCAACGGGACAATCCATCCCTGAAGGGCAAACCGCTCATCGTGGGCGGACATGCTCAGCGGGGTGTCGTTGTCGCCGCCTCCTACGAAGTCCGCCCCTTCGGCGTGCGCAGTGCCATGCCCATGTCCCGCGCGATGAAGGCCGCGCCGCACGCCATCGTGGTGAAGCCCCGGTTCCCCGCGTACGCGGAAGCCAGCGAACAGGTCTTCGGCATCTTCGAGCGCTACACGCCGCTCATCGAGCCGCTCTCGTTGGATGAGGCCTTCCTGGACGTGACGGCCTCGGTGGGGCTGTTCGGTGCGCCGGCGGACATCGCCCGACGCATCCGCAAGGACATCGCGGACGAGCTGAAGCTGCCGTGTTCTGCGGGCATCGCCACGGTGAAGTTCGTGGCGAAGATTGCCTCGGACCTGGCCAAGCCGAACGGCCAGCGAGAGGTCCGCGCCGAGGAGACCGTGGCCTTCCTCGCCGGGCTTCCGGTGTCGCGGCTGTGGGGCGTGGGGCCCAAGACGGAGCAGGCGCTCCAGCGCTCCGGACTCAAGACGATTGGCGATGTGGCGACCAAGGACGTCGAGTGGCTGGAGGAGCGGCTGGGAACGAGCGGACGGCACCTGTGGGAGCTCTCGCAGGGCATCGATGCTCGCGAGGTCGTCCCGGACCGCGCGGCCAAGAGCGTGGGCGCCGAGGATACGTTCGAGGAGGACCTCTCCGGCGTGGACGTCTTGAAGCCTCACATCCACGCGCAAGCGCTGCGGGTGGCGCGGCGGCTGCGGCGCGCGGGAGTGAAGGGCCGCGTGGTGCAGCTCAAACTCAAGCTCGCGGACTTCACGCTCCTCACGCGTCGCACCACGTTGCGAGAGGTGACGGATGATGGACAGACGCTCTATCGCGCCGCGCTGGAGTTGCTGGAGCGAGCGCATGAAGGCAAGCCCATCCGGCTCACCGGCGTGAGCGTGCAGCTCGACGAGGTGCCGCCGCAGTTGGGGCTCTTTCCGGCTGCGTCGCCGAGGACGGCGAAGCTCAACGCCGCGTTGGACCGCATCGCGGACCGTTTTGGCAGCAAGGCCATCACCACCGCGGACATCGCGGGCAGTGACGCGCCCGCGGACGACGGGCATCGCTCCGAGCGCCCCGTGGACAAGCGCCGCGACGGGCACTGA